In the genome of Cutibacterium equinum, one region contains:
- a CDS encoding serine/threonine-protein kinase, translated as MEFTAPLGANYRLGDTLGRGAAGEVRLAQDARTGEVLAAKLLHREHAQDPKLVERFVRERSLLMNLHHPNVVAIHDLVVEGEQLAIVMDYMDDGSLRDVLQHRRTLPPALALVVMSQVFDAMAAAHAQGIIHRDIKPDNVLLEKGWEDLPGDAIKVSDFGIAGILTARVRATTGLLGTPEYMAPEMITTGDGGAAADVYAAGVMLYELLGGRTPFAGPGTDFAVAYRHVSALVPPLPVSEEVASLLTRLLDKAPANRPTASQAAAALRNASAHCQNQPALTPISGPEDFVMEERPATAVRGIVTERPAESHAPITMGEAPDVGRAEGATMLRSMALVRAPEPIADQPEPALVLEDNEAPWYKKPQQLISVILGTVLVVGGLVWLSMTMNNHGDKPTNTVSAKAASVDTTLPSGLTVQRSAESNESGGAVLTFTFSAQKAELHGPILQVIGPLEQGKPCPTLSWQGDVKATPHKASTTGIQATCGWSIDDLTIHKGASVTVKAEILPENGSAQDLQKWLDDQATATQKAITDAETKSVAYPVQRLTDIQLIVPKRAVGGETIRISLVPVWPSGPDQLNVLYRSPAMGEASTMLQTVGGENTVRFVDGCGGAVNVSADGLVVTAVNPNPKCTVRASVGNFTDLTSPEFAIVPRGG; from the coding sequence ATGGAGTTCACTGCCCCGTTGGGGGCCAACTACCGCCTCGGGGACACACTGGGCCGTGGTGCGGCTGGTGAGGTACGGCTAGCCCAAGACGCCCGCACTGGCGAGGTGTTGGCGGCGAAACTCTTACACCGCGAACATGCGCAGGATCCCAAGTTGGTTGAGCGCTTTGTCCGAGAGCGTTCGCTGCTCATGAATCTTCATCACCCGAACGTCGTCGCGATCCACGACCTTGTCGTCGAGGGCGAGCAGTTGGCCATCGTGATGGATTACATGGACGACGGCTCCCTGCGCGATGTTCTACAGCATCGTCGAACCCTTCCCCCGGCACTCGCCCTGGTTGTCATGTCGCAGGTCTTTGACGCCATGGCAGCAGCTCACGCTCAAGGCATAATTCATCGCGACATCAAGCCGGACAACGTGCTGCTGGAGAAGGGCTGGGAAGACCTCCCCGGCGACGCAATCAAGGTCAGCGACTTTGGCATTGCTGGCATCCTGACTGCTCGTGTTCGCGCTACCACAGGCCTCCTCGGGACGCCGGAGTACATGGCACCTGAGATGATCACGACGGGCGACGGTGGCGCAGCAGCAGACGTCTACGCAGCTGGCGTCATGCTCTACGAGTTACTGGGAGGTCGCACCCCATTCGCCGGGCCCGGAACAGACTTTGCCGTCGCATACCGGCATGTAAGTGCCCTCGTGCCGCCCTTGCCGGTTTCTGAGGAGGTGGCGTCTCTTCTTACCAGGCTCCTTGACAAGGCGCCCGCCAACCGTCCCACCGCCAGTCAGGCTGCGGCGGCGCTGCGGAACGCTTCGGCCCACTGCCAGAACCAACCTGCGCTAACGCCGATAAGTGGCCCCGAAGACTTCGTGATGGAAGAACGGCCAGCAACCGCAGTTCGTGGCATCGTCACGGAGCGGCCCGCTGAGTCGCATGCGCCCATCACAATGGGAGAGGCACCCGATGTCGGCCGCGCCGAGGGTGCAACGATGCTTCGGTCTATGGCCCTAGTCCGAGCGCCGGAGCCCATCGCTGACCAGCCAGAACCCGCCCTGGTACTCGAGGACAACGAAGCCCCTTGGTACAAGAAGCCACAGCAACTCATCAGCGTGATTCTCGGGACTGTGCTGGTGGTAGGTGGTCTTGTGTGGCTGTCAATGACCATGAACAATCATGGCGACAAGCCGACCAACACGGTCAGCGCGAAGGCGGCTTCCGTCGATACCACGCTACCCAGCGGCCTGACGGTGCAGCGGTCCGCTGAGTCCAATGAATCTGGTGGGGCCGTCCTCACTTTTACCTTCTCCGCTCAGAAGGCTGAACTGCACGGCCCGATTCTCCAAGTCATCGGACCTTTAGAACAGGGCAAGCCCTGCCCGACCCTGTCATGGCAGGGAGATGTCAAGGCGACCCCCCACAAGGCGTCAACTACTGGCATCCAGGCCACGTGCGGCTGGAGTATCGATGATCTCACCATCCATAAAGGGGCCAGCGTCACCGTGAAGGCGGAGATCCTACCGGAGAATGGCTCAGCTCAGGACCTCCAAAAGTGGCTCGATGATCAGGCTACGGCTACGCAGAAAGCGATCACTGACGCGGAAACCAAGTCGGTGGCCTACCCTGTCCAGCGCCTCACTGATATCCAATTGATCGTCCCGAAACGCGCGGTTGGAGGCGAGACGATCCGCATCAGTCTAGTGCCTGTGTGGCCGAGCGGACCTGACCAGTTGAACGTGCTCTATCGCAGTCCCGCAATGGGGGAGGCCTCGACGATGCTCCAGACGGTGGGCGGCGAGAACACTGTTCGATTTGTGGATGGATGTGGCGGGGCTGTCAACGTCTCCGCCGATGGCCTCGTCGTCACAGCGGTCAACCCGAATCCCAAGTGTACGGTGCGAGCCAGCGTGGGTAACTTCACTGACCTCACGTCGCCTGAGTTTGCGATCGTCCCTCGAGGCGGCTAA
- a CDS encoding pyrophosphorylase, with the protein MSRVLSTEEAKSAISQIQRIIQGGLNDQIQALDVQGQILSQPNVWDGPLAQQFRSETWPQTKSALDKAQQELEELRAQLEKISHDIFTAGGGA; encoded by the coding sequence ATGTCCCGAGTTCTTTCTACGGAAGAGGCCAAGTCGGCCATCAGCCAGATCCAGAGAATCATCCAGGGTGGTCTCAACGACCAGATCCAGGCGCTCGACGTCCAGGGCCAGATCCTGAGCCAGCCGAATGTCTGGGACGGCCCCCTGGCCCAGCAGTTCCGCTCAGAGACGTGGCCGCAGACCAAGTCCGCCCTTGACAAGGCCCAGCAGGAACTCGAGGAGTTGCGTGCCCAGTTGGAGAAGATCTCTCACGACATCTTCACTGCTGGCGGCGGCGCCTGA